The Rhizobium sp. BT03 genome segment AGTTGATCGATCGAAGTTCAACGCTCCACAAGCACGTCGGATCGAGATCGCCCAATCGCAGCACATGCCTTTCACCATCTCCCGCTTCCGAGCAGGCCTTAGAGCTTTCGGCGGATGACATCCTGCAACATCTCGCGGTCCAGCGTCAGATCCGCGACGATCTTCTTCAGGCGCGAATTCTCGTCCTCGAGCTGTTTCAGCCTCTTCATCTCCGGTGGCAGCATGCCCGCGTATTTTTTCTTCCAGTTGAAATAAGTCGCCTGGCTGATCCCCGCCTTCCTGCAGATTTCAGCAACCGACACGCCTTCATCACCTTGCTTCAGAATGAACGCCTTCTGAGCGTCCGAAAACTGCGACGCTTTCATCGTCTTCTGGTCCCTTTCCCAGCCAGGAAAATGCACCGGAAAACTCTAACCAAAATTGGTCCAGTTTGAAGGGTTCAGATCAGTTTTGAATACGCCAAGTGGCGCGGTGTGAGCAACCGGCAACGCGGATCGTGTCCCAGCACCTGGTGTAGGTGACGGTAGGGAGTAAAGCCGAGCGCCCGCGCGCTTCTCGTTGCGCTGTAGCGGGTGATCGGCTTTGCGGGCGGCCATCAGTGTTTTTCCGCTAGGGTCGGGTTGTTCAAGACCAACCTGACGGAAAGATCACCGATGACCAATGACATGATGAACGGGCGCTCCCTTGTTGAGAAGAGTGCCGATGCAGATTTGTTGCGTGAGATGATTGGCTTTGCCGCCGAGCGGCTGATGGAGTTGGAGGTCGGCTCGGCCACGGGTGCTGACTTCGGTGTGAAGAACCCCATGCGGCTCACTCAACGCAATGGCTACCGTGACCGCGATTGGGAGACGCGGGCTGGCACCGTCGAGCTTCGCATTCCGAAGCTGCGCAAAGGCAGCTACTTTCCGAGCTTCCTTGAACCGCGCCGCATGGCAGAGAAAGCTCTGACGGCCGTTATCCAGGAAGCGTATATCCAGGGAATCTCGACTCGTTCTGTCGACGACCTGTGGTGGATGCGACCTATCTCAAGGTCCGGCGTGGCGGCCGCATCGTCTCAGTCGCCGTCATTATCGCGGTCGGCGTCAATAACGACGGTCGGCGCGAGGTCCTGGGTATGGAAGTTGGCACCTCGGAGGCCGAACCGATCTGGACGGAATTCCTGCGCAGGCTAACGCGCCGCGGTCTACGCGGGGTGAAGTTGGTTGTCTCTGATGCACATGAGGGCATCAAGGCTGCCGTTTCCAAGGTTCTCAATGCCACTTGGCAAAGGTGCCGGGTTCACTTCATGAGGAACGTGCTCGCGCATGCTGGAAAGAGCGGCAGGCGGGTCGTATCCGCCTTCATCGCGACGGCCTTTGCCCAGGAGACCCCGGAGGCAGCAAGCCGCACAATGGCGCAGTGTCGCCGATCAAATCAGGCCGAAAGTGCCGAAGCTTGCCACCATCATGGACGACGCTGAAGAGGACGTGCTCGCCTACATGACCTTCCCCAAAGAGCACCGGGCAAAGCTGCACTCGACGAATCCAATTGAGCGTCTCAACGGCGAAATCAAGCGACGCACCGAGGTCGTCGGCATCTTTCCGAACGACGAAGCCATCGTCCGTCTCGTCGGCGCACTGCTGCTCGAACAGAATGACGAATGGGCCGTTCAACGCGCCAAGTATATGACGCTTGAGACCATGGCCCAAATGAGATGAGCCCCAAATCAGCCTGCCCCGCTGTGATGTCGGGTCAGGAAACGAGCGGGACAGCAGGCTAATACACTGCCCGAATTGCCCCGTGTGGACGGCAAGCGTCAAGCCTTGATGCCAAATTCAAACGGATATGAGTGGGGCTTCGCAGCTGCGGCGAGGTCTCGATAGGGTCCGACAGTAAGCCCGAATGAGTGGGCACAATGGGACTGAAAGTGGGATCACTTGGTGAGCCCGTTGTTCCCGCGCGGAGTTCCCGCCGCTATTCTCGCAAATGTCGGACAGCCGCCGCCCTTTGTCGCATTTGTCGAGATCACGACAATCGGTTTGTCCCGCTCTGCTCTACGCACCCGTCAAGCCACGGAGTGGTGCCTGCTTCGCAGCTTTGAATTTGAGAGCGAGCGGGCTACGGCTCCGTCATTGCTGGGGGTCCGATAGGGAAAGCCTGTTCGAGATGCGTGCTTCTCTATCGTCGCACAGGGCGTTTTCAGCATCTTGGGCCCTCTCACCGGTCTGAACAACTGTTTCAGCTTGATCATTTGAGGTTTTCGCAACCGAACGTGCTTGCCGTGGCTGGTCGGCAAGCCGTCGCTCGAACGATCATGGAATGCGATACTAAGTTTTCCGGAATCTGGATTCCAACTGGAATGCAGGAATACGATCGGTAGTAGCGTTTTTAGCTCGCATTTTACGCTGCATTTTCGAGTGGCATGTCGCTTGCTTCATTTCTCGTGCCGCCGATTCACCGAAACTCAGAAAGAGCCAACGCAAGCTCTATGGTGGTGCGAATTGCCCACTGCTCCCGCGCCCAGACGGCGCGGAACCGGCCTAAAAGCGGCATTAATCTTGGCGAAGGACAATTCAAATCCAAGGGAGAGTAAGATGAGCATCACACGCAGACATGTCATCGTTCAGGGTGGCGTCATTGCAGCAGGCCTGCTCGCCAGCGGCCTACCGGGGACAAAAGCCTTCGCGCAGATACCGTCAATCCCTTGGCGGCGCTCACTGCAGGGCTTGGCCTGGAACGACCCGATCATCGAGACCTATCGCGACGCAGTGCGCCTTCTCAACGCCCTTCCCGCCAGCGACAAATTCAACTGGGTCAACCTCTCGAAAATTCACGGCAGCGGTGACGTCGTCAAATACTGCCCGCATGGCAACTGGTATTTCCTGCCGTGGCACAGGGCCTATACGGCTATGTACGAGCGCATCGTTCGGCACGTGACCAAGAACAACGATTTCGCTATGCCGTTCTGGGACTGGACCGACAATCCGTACCTGCCCGAAGTGTTCACAATGCAAAAGACGCCCGACGGCAAGGACAATCCACTTTATGTTTCGTCGCGCACCTGGCCAATCACGCAGCCGATGCCGGACAATATAGTTGGGCCACAGGTTCTCAACACCATCCTAACGGCGAAGCCATACGAGGTCTTCGGCACCACCCGCCCCGAGGGACAGAACTCACTCGATCCTTCCTGGGTCACCACCAGCAGCGGCACGCAGGGGGCGCTGGAATACACACCGCACAATCAGGTGCACAACAATATCGGTGGCTGGATGCCGGAAATGTCGTCGCCCCGCGATCCGATCTTCTTCATGCATCATTGCAACATCGACCGCATCTGGGCGACCTGGAATTTGCGCAACGCCAACAGCACGGATCGACTCTGGGCCGACATGCCGTTCACCGACAATTTCTACGATGTCGACGGCAACTTCTGGTCCCCGAAGGTCTCTGACCTTTATGTTCCAGAGGAACTCGGATACAATTATGGTTTCCGGACCTACTTCAAGGTCGCGGCGGCGAGCGCCAAAACGCTGGCCCTGAACGATAAACTCACGTCCGTGATCGCGGCGACGGCGACCGATGCTGCAATCGCCGGCGTGACGACCACCTCCACGGACAACAGCAAGGCGGCAACGGAAAACGTGCCGCTTTCGCTGCCGATCAAGATCCCGGCGGGCGCATTGCAGGAGATCGTCCGCCAACCGCCTCTGCCATCCGGCATGGATACAATGGATTTCGGCGCGGCACAGGAGCAGGCGGCCTCCGCTCCTCGTGTGCTGGCATTCCTGCGCGATGTCGAGATCACCAGTGCCAGCACGACCAGCGTTCGGGTGTTTCTCGGCAAGAACGACCTTAAGGCCGATACGCCCGTCACCGATCCCCATTACGTCGGTTCTTTCGCCGTTCTCGGTCATGACGGCGACCATCATCGCAAACCATCCTTCGTCCTCGATCTGACGGACGCGATCCAGCGGGTTTACGGCGGAAGGGGGCAGACGGATGGCGAGGCCATCGACCTGCAGCTCATTCCTGTCGGATCGGGAGCGGGCAAACCCGGCGCCGTAGAGCCCGCAAAGCTAGAAATAGCCATAGTGTCCGCCTAACATCCGGACTGGCTGGGTTGTGGAGACATCGATGCGCTATCATCGTTGGGTGCTTATCGCTATTCGTGCGGCGGCATTATCGATGCTGCGCATCGTCAGCCCGGTTCAAGCTAACGAGAGCGACATGCGGGCAACGACCAGTAAGCCCGCGACGATAACCATATCGAGCAGAGCAGTCCACTCATCGGTTGATACCAGTGCGCGGGTCGTCCTTACTGTCACTGGTTATGAACCGTCGACTTCAGGACCAGTGACGACGGTCGTTTCGCTTGACTGCGGCAGTAACGTTCGCGAAATTGGTAGGTTTGGTATTTTTCCGAACAAGGCGTTTTCGGTATTGGACGGGGCAAAGCCTCAACGATTTGGGTTTCCCTTGCCCGATGACCCGTCTTGCCGTCAGCCACAGACCGTCATTATCCGGCTGGAGCCTCAAACAGGCGGCGGTTCGGGCGCCAGCATCACTATCAGCGACGCTAGCATTGAATAGATTGGCAGTCGGGGCTGATTTGCCGCTAGCTCCAGAACCTTGGCGGCAATGAAAGTCCGCCGGATAAAATAGAGGGTTTTGATAGGTTGTTGTGACAAAGGTCCAACGCGCAGCGCCTATCGTGGTCAACAGTTTACAGTCTTGCCGCTGCATTCGGCGACTGATGGTCGTCTGCAAGCAGGCAAAGGTTTTTGGCCGACCCGAGACTAGGCTCAAGATAAAGTCGCTCTTAAAGGCATTGAACCAACGACGCGTTCCTAGATCAGTAAAGTGACTCTTCAACCACTTCAGATGCTTGCGCGGAGGCTGTCCGAAAGCTGCATTGACTTCGCACGCGGTCCAAAACCGATTCAGACTGCGCGTTCAATTCAAAACTGAAGATTAGACGTGTGCTTTTAATGGCACTGGATTTGCAAGGACACGGGCGGCGTGCGGCCATAGGTATCGCTTCCATTCGTGATAGAGAGGCGCGGAGGTTAGTCTTGAAACGAAGAGATTTTTCGACTGTTGGGCTCACTGCTCTTCTCGCCGGGATCGTATTCCCGGCTTTTCCCAGCACCGGATTCAGTGAGCAGCGAAAGCCGTCCATCCCCGCACTCCCTGATCAGCGGAAACTTTGGAGTTGGATCAAAAGGCTCAACAGTTTCGGCCCCCGATTGACCGGCAGCCCGGCGCAAGCACGGGCAATCGATTATCTTGCTGGTGAGTTGAGAGGGATGGGCCTTGAGGTGAAGCGCGATCAACTCACGATGCGCCGGTGGATGCCACGAACCACCGCGTTCAAACTGTCAAATGGTGAAGTAATTGAGGTAGCGGCGCCGTTCCCGTATTCCGGGCTTACACCTCCCGGCGGTATCTCGGGTAAGATGGTTCTTTTCAACGGTCGGGTTCAGGCGTTTGAGAAAGCCCGCGGCAAAATTGCGGTGGTGACGGTAAAGCGTCGGGATCTGGCGGCATTCCTCGAACTGGTGACCAATCGACGCGGCAGCCTGCCGGAAGGCATAGACTTTCCCAAAGCCGTAACCACGCCGCTTATCACCGGTTTGCTTGGCGTACCGATCGACAAGGCGCGTGAAGCAGGGGTTTTAGCCGTCGTTTGCATTTTCGAAGGCGTCTCGGAAGTGCAGTTGAAGGGGCAGGTGCTGCCATTCACCACACCGTATTGGGGCTTACCTGCAATATGGGTGGCGCAATCTGAAGGAGAGCGGATCAAAGCCGCGAGCAAGCACGGTTTGAGCGGTCGCCTGACCTTGGATGGCACGTTGGAAGACGTTGCGACCGATACGATTTATGCGGTTTTGCCGGGCTGCAACCTGCTTGAGACAATCATCATCAACACCCACACCGATGGACCTAATGCGTGCGAAGAGAACGGCGGTGCTGGGGTACTCGCTCTGGCGCATTATTTCTCCTCGCTACCGAAATCTGCCCGCAACCGGAGCCTCGTCTTCGTACTCGTCACGGGTCATTTCCAGCTTCCCCAGTTCGGCCGCCACGGGAATCAGGCGACGGCGACCTGGCTCGAAATGCATCCAGAATTGTGGGACGGCAAACCCGGCCATGCTAAAGCCGTTGCAGGAGCTACGATTGAGCATCTTGGATGTACCGAGTGGCGAGATGACTTTGCAAAAGGGCACCCCGCGCCCACCGGGAAGCCGGAACTCGATTTGATCTATACCAGTAATAAGTCGATGAGTGACGTGTACATCGCTGCCGCACGCGGGCGCAAAAAGGTACGCGCGCTGATAGTCGCCCCAGCGGCGGCGCAGGTGATGTTGGGCGAAGGACAGCCATTATACGCATCAGGAATTCCGACGATATCAAGCTGTCCGATACCGGACTATCTTTGCCAGGTCTTGCCGGGCGGAGGCTTGGACCGGCTCGACCCTGATTACGCCTTTCAGCAAGTCGAAACCTTTGCCCGCACGGTCGACTTGCTCGACAGGATGCCGCGTGGTGAGATCGGAATCGTTCCGTTTAACCTGTCCACTGTTATCGGTGATCTGCTGTAAACCTGACCAACACTAACGCCAGCGAAAATGGCGGTGTCACGCGGTCGGCACTTTAACTGGCGCCGAGGATCATCTGGCTGTTCACGATAGTGCCGGGTCATAGCCGTCCCATCTGGGCACGCTTCGTCATGCATCAGATGACCGGCCTGCGTTTCCACATCGCGGCCTTCGAGGCTCTCGGCGGCGCTCCGCGGGAGTGCTTTGCGACCGGATGAAGACTGCCGTCATCGGTGAGCGTCAGACAGAAGGCATCGTCTATAACCGTGCCACCACCAGCCTTAGCCCCAACCAAAGCCACGCGGACGGCCGCTGAAACATCCTAGTTGGTGGGATCCCACACCGCAGGCGAATCCATCACCTCCTGTCCTCCGATAGTCTCCAACGAGCTGGGAGAAACTGCTGATCCAGGCTGAATGAAGACTTTGTGTGGCTTTCCCTGGCGACGAGCTTGCTGCCCCCTCTCCCGGCGTAGCTGGCTGACCCAGTGCTTGGCATAGACATTGCAGGGGATGAATGCGGCGGTAACTCGTTGGGGTCGGAAGTCGTCAAACTGCTTTCCTAGGCGTCGGCATTGCCTACCGAGCACCTCGCCAGACGGAAGCACGATCGATCTGGCACGTATGTATGCGTACGGGATCATAACCATAGAGGAGTTGAAACGATGGCGGATATTCTTACATCTCTAAACCCGCTCCGGTGGATTGAAGCGCCATCCACGGAACTGGACAGCCAAGTGACCCAAAGTCTATTCCCGATGTTCCAACGCTTGGCGGCAGCGGGCGCTGAAACCGCTAAAATTCTGCAGGTTGCCTTATTGCGCCGCGTGCAAGTCATGTGCGACACCCACTCTACCCGCCAGGGAAAGCTCTTTACTGAGGCCGAACGTCTTGCCGAGAGTCTACGCGAGGTGCACGGCAATGGGAATTTGGGCCACGCTTGGGCGGAATACCTGCGCGACGCTAGTGAGCGCGCCATATTGTGCATGGATCTTCTCCGACAGCGCGGCGACATCTTCCTCGAACATGAAGCGGCAGGCTGTCCGCCGGTTTTCTTCTGCGACTACGAGACAGTTATGGATGGAAACGATCTGCCCTTGAAATCCAATTACGTGTTACTTCGAATGATCCCGCCCCAAGGTGTTAACGTCGATGACACGAAGCGCCCCTTCATAATCATTTGCCCGCGCGCCGGACATAGTCCCGGCGTCGGTGGCCACAAAGAAGACAGCCAGGTCGGCGTGGCGTTCCGGGAAGGTCACCCGGTTTATTTGGTGTCCTTCCGCCGAGAGCCAGAGGGGGGCAGTATCTCTCTAATGTCACGTATGCGGAAGCGGCCTTTGTTCGTGAGGTCATGCGCCTGCATCCGCTTGCCCGCCTTCCAGTCGTAGTCGGCAACTGCCAAGCTGGCTGGGCTACCCTTCTGATGGTTGCGACAAATCTCGACTTAGCTGGCCCGATCATCCTCAACGGATCGCCGGTGACACCTACCTCGGGAAATATCGGCGAAAATACCCTCCGCTACATGGCGGGCCTCTTCGGGGGAGCTTGGATAACCATGTTTTTGTCAGATCTGGGCGGAGGCATCTTCGACGGCGCCCATCTCGTACAGAATTTCGAAACGCTCAATCCCGAGCGCCAGTTATTCATGAAGTATGTCGAACTGTTCCGAGATGTGGATGCGGCGAGCGAAGCCTTCCTTAAGGCTGAGAAGTGGTGGGGCGGCTTCTGCCTGATGCGGGGAGACGAGATCCGCTGGATAGTTGAGCACCTCTTTGTTGGTAATCGACTGGCGCACAACAAGGCGTATGGGGAGCCGGACCGGCGGCATTTCGACCTTAAGAAGATCAGGGCGCCTATTATCATATTTGCCAGTCATGGCGACAATGTAACGCCGCCGCAGCAGGCGCTGAATTGGATCCCCGAAATCTATGACAACGAGGAGGAAATCCGCCTTCTCGGCCAGCACATTATTTATATGGTACACAACGACGTCGGTCACCTCGGTACATTCGTTTCCTCGAGAGTAATCAACAAAGAATACAATGAGGTTGCAAGCACGCTCGAGGCAATTGAGGCGTTGTTGCCTGGCCTTTACGAGATGCGCATCACGGACATTCAAGAAGATGCTGGACACAAGAGCTATAGTGTTGAACTGATCGAGCGCACCTTCGAGAATATCCGTGAGTTTAACGACGGCCATGACGATGGAGGTCCCTTCGCTGCCGTCGCCCGCGTCTCTGAACTGCAAGCGCAGATCTATCACACAGTTGCCCGCCCCTTTGTGCAGGCCGCGGTCACAGACATCTCAGCAGACGCCAGCCGAATGTTCCATCCAAAGCGGCTGGAGCGATCGCTGCTGTCTTCTCAGAATCCGATCATGGTTGGCTATAAGTCAATTTCAGAGCAGGTACGGAACTCCCGGGCGAACGCAGCAGCGGAAAATCCTTTCCTGGCTGCGGAAGCGCTCTATTTCAAGGCTGTCGAACAGGCGATCGTGGTCATGCGCGACTGGCGCGACATGGGTTATGAGCTCGCGTTTCACATGATCTGGAACAACCCTTGGCAGCGATATTTTGACAATCCCCACGAAGCATACCGCAAAGGGACGACACTTGACGATATGAGATGGCAGCCGGACATCGCCAATGCGCTCAGGAGGATCGCGATCGGCGGACTCGCCGATGCCATCATCCGTATGGTCGTACTCCTGGTGAGCGATCGTGGCGGGATCCGACGCGACCGCCTGGCGCGCTGGTCACGGGTGCTGACCGAGGACGAGCCCTTCCGCTCACTAAGCGCTGATCATTTGGCCGAAATCACTCGCGTGCAGACGGCTATCGTCACCTTTGAGCCGGAGCAAGCAATCGAGACGCTGCCGCTGTTGCTAACGGAACCGAGGCAACGGCAACTCGCTTATGCAGCCGCTTGCTATATCCCGGGCTCCAGGGCGGAGATGTCATCGAGTACTGTTGCCATGCTACAGCGCTTCGCGGACGTGCTTGGCCAGCCATCGATCGTCGATGTGATTGAGGATCCGCTGGCAGTGACATAGTTTGTTCGTAGAGTAGCGTCTCGATCTCACCGAATCACATAATTATTGGTTTTCGCTCGTTGGTCACGGAGGCGCTTGAAACAATTCCATCGCAAATCCAGCCAGGACCGCAGATCGGAAAATTGCCATTGGACATCCGTCCTTTACAACGCAACGATGCCGTAATCCGGTTCAGTGATCGGGCCGGCAGAGGGCGGATTGAAACTGTGGAGGAAGGCTCTCGTCATAGGGCTGGCGCTCGCTGCAAATCATCGTGATCGAACGCACTGGCCATACGGTTGATCTCGGCTGACCGCGCACCGACCGCCTTGGCGGTCTCGCGCCACCTTGCGGTGTCGCGACTTCCTTAATGATCGCGCGAGCCTCGGCGAGCGTTAGGGCGTAGAGCCCTGCAGGTTCTTCCAGCAGGTCAAGGGAGCAGGTGCCTTCATCAAGATCAATGTTTGTCGTCAGCGCGCGCGCCTTGACATCCGTAGGCACTGGATTGAGGTCATAGGCAGGGGACAACGACCAGCTGGCTTTATTGAGCCACAGAAAGCCGTGATTTTTCTCCCCAGCTCAGAGCTAGAGCGGGCTGCAGCGAGAAGCGGCCCGGGTCCTCGAGCCAGGCACGATCATACTCAAACACGATTGTTTCGGCACCACGGGCGCGATTGCTCCGGGCCAGATGGGACGTGTGCGGCCGTGAAGGTCGAGATGAACTTCGAAATCAGCCATCGCGTGACGATCCCGGTGATCGCCTTGGGTGAGCGTGCTTGGGCAACTCTGCATTGGCCAGAGACTGGCCGACGCTGTCGTCACCGATGTCGGCGACTTGGCTCAGCCCATCTAGCAGGCCGAGTGCCTGGAGGACGCCTGCATAGATGCCGATGCTGACATTGGTGTCGCCGGCCTCGATCTTTTGAAGCGTTGAGCGTGAGGTGAAGGCACGTTCGGCTACTACCGCCATAGGCAGGCGGCGACGTCGACGTGGATGTCTGCGCCCAGTTTGCGCAGCGCGCGCCGCACCCGGAGGGTTGTGAGGTGTCGGAATTTGTCACCTTCGCACTACAGATTGCACTAGATATGTAGCACGAAGGTTACAATTTTTCAAGAGAGATGGTCAGAGAGAAAAGTGGTTAGAATGGGAATTGCGGATAGCGCAAGTACGAGCCAGGCTGGCAGGCGAAGAAAGATGGCGGATCTTGAGGCGCTCAAGATAGATGCCGCCTCCGGACCGGAGGCGCGATCGGAACCACTATCGTCTGCTGATGCGGCTTTTGCCGATTGCCAAGCTGCACCCGGCCGTTAGTCGAACGGGTGCTCCTGGAAGATGCGGTGGTGTCGGTGACCGTGGACACCTCGTCGATCAGGGTCGCAACGTGGCTGGTTTTGAGAAATCGGCGGGCGGACATTGTCGGCCATCAGGACACCAATTGAACTAGGCCATTTGGACTAGAATTTCCACTTATGGCGCGCCAACCGATCGGTTCCTCATGGATCGGGAAGCCGACCTCTACACAGCGGGCTCAATCCTCGAGAATAGTTGCTAATGACCGCTCATCAGACAATCTGATTGAAAGTTCCCCGCGAAGCAGCCATATATTTAGCTCAAATTCATTAGTGCTACGTAGGACATTGATCATGGTAGATGTGGAGCTGCAGGTCGCTCGGCAAAATGCCTCTCTTCGAGTGCAAGTCGAAGAAAGGCTCAGACAGGCTATTGCGACGGGCAAGTTCAAGCCGGGGCAAAGGCTCGTCGAGCGCGAGCTTTGCGAAATGATCGGCGTGGGTCGCACGTCCGTCCGTGAAGCGCTTCGGCAGCTTGAGGCAGAGGGATTGATCACAAGCTTCCCCCACAAGGGTCCAGTTGTCAGTATCATAACCTATGAGGAGGCCGCTCAGCTCTACACCGTCCGCGCGCTGCTCGAGGGGTTTGCTGGTCAGCAGTTCGCCGAAAATGGAACGGCGGAAGATATTGCCACTTTGCAAGATGCCGTTAGAGAATTCGAAGCGTCGGCGGAAAGCGGCGTGGGACACAGGCTCATCGCTGCCAAAAACGCCTTCTATGACTGCTTGATGGATGGCAGCAAAAACGTCTTCGTCAGGCAAATGCTAACATCGCTGCACAACCGGATCAATCTTCTGCGCATGACTTCGATGACACAACCGGGGCGCCTCAAACATAGCATTGCAGAAATCAAAGAGATTGCCGAAGCGATCCAAAATCGCAACGGACCCAGGGCTGCGGCCGCTTGTAAGCACCACATTGATATGGCTGCGAAAGTCGCACTCGAGTACCTGCGCAACAACACCTCAGGCTGATGCCATAAGATTTTCCGAAAATTGACAGATTGTCTGATGCTGGAGGTGGCCGGGTGTAATTAAATCCTTCAGGCACGGTGCTTTTGACAACGCAACAACCTCTCTGGTGTCCATCGGACGATAAGATGGGTGCTGCTTGCACGTCATTTTAAGTGAGGTGATTGAAGAAGCGACGGCAAAATTGGCGTCGTAGCGAGGGCGCGCCGGCCCAAGCATGAATTTTCCGATTGACAGATTGTCTGATAGGTCGTTAACTACTCCTCACTAACGGAGGTAGCTGATTGTGCTTGCCTCACATTCGGGAGCGGGACGTTGTCACCACGAAAAAATCTGCGCGTCGCCTTTATTGGTCTCGGCGCAATGGGCGGGCCGATGGCACAACATCTGTTGTCGGCTCAATTCGAAGTCACTGGCTTTGATCTATCGGCCGAGGCTAGGGAAAGGTTCGCGGCCGTCGGCGGCGTTCCGGCAGAGACGGTAGCGGAAGCATTCAATGGGGCCGATGTTGCGGTTACCATGCTTCCCAACGGCAAGGTTGTTCAAGACGCGCTCTTCAAGGATGGGGCCTGGCAATCCCTGAGTGCTGACGCGCTTGTCATCGACATGAGCTCATCGGCGCCCAATGATACTCGTGAGCTCGCAGAGCGCTTGCATCAGAAGGGCTTGCGGCTGGTCGATGCTCCCGTGTCAGGCGGAGTGAAGCGAGCCGTCGAAGGCTCTCTTACTATCATGGCAGGCGGTGCTTCTGACGATATCGATCAAGCTGATCCCATCCTGTGCGCCATGGGCGGCCAGATTTTTAGGACAGGCCCGATCGGCTCAGGGCACGCCATGAAAGCCATCAACAATTTCGTATCGGGAGCCGGGGTTCTGGCAGCTATCGAAGGCGTTCTTCTTGGCCGAACGTTTGGTCTCGATCCTAGAACGATCGTCGATATTCTCAACTCGTCGTCTGGCAAGAACAACGCAACAGAAGTGAAGATGAAGCAGTTCATCCTCTCGGAGACTTTTGGCTCTGGTTTTGCTTTGGGGCTTATGGCGAAAGACATTAGGATTGCAGCGGACTTGTCGAAGGCGCTCAATCTCCAGCTGCCGACATTGGCCGGTACCGCTGATGCCTGGGATGCTGCTCGGC includes the following:
- a CDS encoding tyrosinase family protein gives rise to the protein MSITRRHVIVQGGVIAAGLLASGLPGTKAFAQIPSIPWRRSLQGLAWNDPIIETYRDAVRLLNALPASDKFNWVNLSKIHGSGDVVKYCPHGNWYFLPWHRAYTAMYERIVRHVTKNNDFAMPFWDWTDNPYLPEVFTMQKTPDGKDNPLYVSSRTWPITQPMPDNIVGPQVLNTILTAKPYEVFGTTRPEGQNSLDPSWVTTSSGTQGALEYTPHNQVHNNIGGWMPEMSSPRDPIFFMHHCNIDRIWATWNLRNANSTDRLWADMPFTDNFYDVDGNFWSPKVSDLYVPEELGYNYGFRTYFKVAAASAKTLALNDKLTSVIAATATDAAIAGVTTTSTDNSKAATENVPLSLPIKIPAGALQEIVRQPPLPSGMDTMDFGAAQEQAASAPRVLAFLRDVEITSASTTSVRVFLGKNDLKADTPVTDPHYVGSFAVLGHDGDHHRKPSFVLDLTDAIQRVYGGRGQTDGEAIDLQLIPVGSGAGKPGAVEPAKLEIAIVSA
- a CDS encoding NAD(P)-dependent oxidoreductase, with product MSPRKNLRVAFIGLGAMGGPMAQHLLSAQFEVTGFDLSAEARERFAAVGGVPAETVAEAFNGADVAVTMLPNGKVVQDALFKDGAWQSLSADALVIDMSSSAPNDTRELAERLHQKGLRLVDAPVSGGVKRAVEGSLTIMAGGASDDIDQADPILCAMGGQIFRTGPIGSGHAMKAINNFVSGAGVLAAIEGVLLGRTFGLDPRTIVDILNSSSGKNNATEVKMKQFILSETFGSGFALGLMAKDIRIAADLSKALNLQLPTLAGTADAWDAARHALGPDVDHTKIAQFVKDQA
- a CDS encoding GntR family transcriptional regulator, translated to MVDVELQVARQNASLRVQVEERLRQAIATGKFKPGQRLVERELCEMIGVGRTSVREALRQLEAEGLITSFPHKGPVVSIITYEEAAQLYTVRALLEGFAGQQFAENGTAEDIATLQDAVREFEASAESGVGHRLIAAKNAFYDCLMDGSKNVFVRQMLTSLHNRINLLRMTSMTQPGRLKHSIAEIKEIAEAIQNRNGPRAAAACKHHIDMAAKVALEYLRNNTSG